DNA sequence from the Acidobacteriota bacterium genome:
GAAAATTGTGGGGGCGAACCGCCAGGCGAAAGTTACTGGAGAAAACTTGCTCACCGGTAAGACGAATTATTTGCTCGGCGGCGATCCGGACAAATGGATGACTGATATCGCCAATTTTGGGGGGGTTCGATACGAAGACGTTTATGACGGCATCGACCTGGTTTATTACGGCAGTGGCGGGCAGTTGGAATATGACTTTGTCGTCGGTCCGAGAGCGACCCCAAGCTCCATAGGCCTTGAGTTTTCCGGAGCCGGGAGGATCGAAGTTGATGCCGAAGGCGACCTCGTCCTGTCAACGACGGGAGGTGAAATTCGGCTTCACAAACCGGTTATCTATCAGGAGATTGCCGAACAAAGAAGATCGATCGACGGACAATACGTCGCCATGGGAAAAAACCGGATCGGTTTTTCCATTCCGGAATATGATCACAGCCTGCCGCTGGTTATTGATCCCGTGCTGAGCTACTCGACCTATCTTGGCGGTAACGGTAACGATCAGGGCAACGGGATCGCGGTCGACACGACGGGCAATACCTACATTACCGGTCAGACAGGCTCAACCAACTTTCCAACGCTCAGCCCCTTTCAGGCCGCAACTGGAGGCGGCGGCAGCGACGTGTTCGTGACCAAGCTTAATGCGAATGGTAACGCTCTCATCTATTCGACTTATCTTGGCGGTAGTTCAACAGACTTTGGAAATGCCATCGCGGTCGATACCCAGGGCAATGCCTACATAACGGGACGAACCGATTCAACGAATTTCCCGCTGCAGAATGCTCTTCAAGGCTCACTCGGCGGCGGCACACAGGCATTTGTCGCGAAGCTGAACTCATCGGGTAATGGCCTCGATTATTCAACATATTTGGGAGGAACCAATCCCGGTCCGACCGGTGATACCGGTCTCGGTACGGGCTACGGAATTGCGGTCGATGCGCAAGGCAGTGCCTACGTTACCGGATTCACCACCGCAGCCAATTTTCCGACTGTGAATGCGTTCCAGCCGATACGCGGGGGATCGCCCAGTGACCGCAGCCAGGACGCATTTGTGACAAAGTTCAATCCGGCAGGCAATGCTCTGATCTATTCGACGTATCTCGGAGGAAGCAACCCGCAAGGGACTGCTTCCGGTGTTGATACTGGCTTCGGGATCGCGATCGATACTCAAGGGAATGCGTACGTGTCCGGAACGACAAGCTCGACCACATTCCCGACCGCAAACCCATTTCAGGCAACGCTCAACGGGACCAACCTGGACGGCCAGGATGCATTTGTGACGAAGTTGAATCCACAGGGAAATGCACTGGTCTTTTCCACCTATCTCGGCGGCAGCGATCGTGATAATGGTTACGCGATAGCGGTTAGCTCACAAGGTAACGCCTACGTCACCGGATCTACATTCTCAACGAATTTTCCGCTCAGTAATCCGATCCAAGGGACCATCGGCGGAGGAGCGTTTGATATCGATGCGTACGTGACGAAGCTAAATACGTCGGGGAACGCACTTGTTTATTCGACCTATCTTGGCGGAAACAATTCAGATCAAGGTAATGCGATCAAGGTTGACAGTCAGGGCAGTGCTCATATTGCTGGACGAACTATCTCAACCAATTTTCCGACCGCGACTGCGTTTCAAGCGACACTGAGAGGTTCGTCGGATGCGTTCGTTACCAAATTGACTACCGCTGGGAACGGGTTCGCGTATTCAACGTATTTTGGCGGGACTAGCAATGAATCGGCTTTAGCTATCGCACTTGACGATTTAGGGAACGCCTACTTTACCGGACTCACCTCTTCAACCAACCTCCCGACGATGAATCCGTTTCAAGCTACGCACGCTGTCGATTCCTCGAGTAATGATGCTTTTGTTATAAAGCTTTCGGATGGCGTGTTGCCGACACCGACGCCCACAGTTCAACCCACACCAACGCCAACCCCGGCCGCCGCCGTAACTATCTCGGGCCGCGTGACAACCCCAACCGGCCTCGGCCTGAGGAATGCGACCGTCATCCTCACTGACACTCTAGGAGCTCGGCGAACCGCAACGACGAGTTCATTCGGCATCTACAGCTTTGATAATGTCGTGACAGGACAGACGTATACGCTTAGTGTTTCGTCAAAAAGGTATCGTTTTGCTCCACGGATCGAGCAGATCTCAGGAGCCGTTTCTAATCTGGATTTTGTCGGATTGGAATAGGCGGTTTTTGCAACCGCCATTGCCTACCGAACAACGATATTCACAAGTCGCTTCGGCACGATGATAACCTTTACGACCGTTTTTCCGTCGGTGAATTCGCGGATCTTTTCGTCGGCGAAGGCCAGGCGTTCAAGTTCACCATCGGGCGTTTCGGGCGAGGTGACGATGCGCGAGCGGAGTTTGCCATTGACCTGAACGGGGAATTCGATCTCGTCTGCCTTTGCCAGTTCGGCGTTAAATTCGGGGAATCTTGCTCCGTTTGCAAGCATTCCGTTCTCATTGCTGACCAGAACCGAATAGAGTTCCTCAGCCGTATGCGGTGCGAAAGGCGTGAGCATCAGTGTCAGGGCGGTCATTGCTTCGCGGACGGCAAAAACGTCAGCTTCGGTCGCGTTCAGCGGATCGATGCCGATGTCGCCGATAGCATTCGAAAGTTCCATCAATGCGGCGACCGGCGTGTTGAATTGCAGGACCTCAAAGCTGTCACCGACCCGCTGGATCGTCTGGTGCGTTTTCTGGCGCAGCTTTCGGGCCGGGCCGGTGCCTTCGGCAACGGCGTCGAGGACTTCGTTTTGAGCCGAAAGCGGAACTGACAACGCTTCACGCCATTTGTAAACAAGCCGCCAGACACGCTGCAGGAATCTGACCCCGCCCTCGATACCGGCTTCGTGCCAGACGAGTTCGTTCTCGATCGGGGCGGCGAACATCACGAAAAGCCGTGCCGCATCGGCACCGTAGATCTCGACCATTTCGTCCGGATCGACGCCGTTGCCTTTCGATTTGGACATTCGCTCGATCGCGTATTTCAAGGCTTTTCCGTCTTTCGAAACGGCTCCGGCCATTTTGCCTTTGGCATCGCGGGTTACGGTGACTTCGGCAGGTTGGTGGTAGACGCGCTTTCCACTTTCGTCATCAAAGAACGTCTCGCCCACGACCATTCCCTGTGTTAGCAGACGCGTGACCGGCTCGTTGAATGTCACGAGGCCCATGTCGCGCATCACTTTCGACCAAAACCGTGCGTAGATCAGGTGCATCACCGCGTGATCGTCGCCCCCGATGTACTGATCGACCGGCGCCCAATACGCTGCCATGGCCGGATCGAAAGGCAAAACCTCATTCGTTGGATCGGTGTAGCGGAAGAAATACCACGACGAATCGACAAATGTATCCATCGTATCGGTTTCGCGTTTTGCCGGGCCGTCGCACTTTGGGCAGGTTGTTTCGTAAAACTCAGGCACCTTTGCGAGCGGCGATTCGCCGGTTCCGGTGAACGGGGCAGTTTCCGGCAGCTCGACCGGCAGATTTTCGAATTTCTCCGGCACGACGCCGCAATCGTCGCAATAGATGATCGGTATCGGCGAGCCCCAGAATCTCTGGCGTGAAATGCCCCAATCACGCAGGCGATACGTCGTCGCGGCCTCGCCGAAGTGATGTTTTACTGCCCACGCGGTCATCTCGACCTTGGCTTCCTCGCTCGTTTTACCGTTCCAGTAATCGGAGTGAACCAGAATGCCGTACATCGGCATCGCCTGTTCGAGAGCGAGTGCCTGCATCGTGTTGTGCTCGTGAACCATGTGCGGTTCCGAGATGACCTGGCGAATGTGCAGGCCAAATTTCTTGGCGAACTCAAAATCCCGCTCATCGTGAGCCGGAACGCTCATTACGGCTCCGGTACCGTAATTCATCATTACGTAATTGCCAACCCAAACCGGGATCTCCTCACCGCTGAATGGGTTTATCGCCTTCAGACCAGTGTCGATGCCGTCTTTTTCGATCTCGGCTTCGTGGTCCTGCGGTTTGGCATTCTCGGCACGGATGAATGCGACCTTGCTCGCGACCTCGGCAGAGAAATTATCGATATTCGCTTGAATTATCGGGTGTTCCGCAGCTAGAACCAAGGCATTTACTCCGTAGATCGTGTCGATGCGGGTGGTGAAAACCCGGACGCGATGTTTGCCGAGATCGCTTGCGCTTGTGATGCCATCGACTATCGGGCAGACGAACAGATCTTCGCCCGACGCCTTGACCTCAAAATCGACGAACGCACCTTCAGAACGGCCCATCCAGTCGCTCTGTCGTTTCAGGACGCTCGCCGGCCAACCGGCTTCGATCTCGGCCATGTCGTCGAGGAGTTGGTCGGTGTAGGCGGTGGTTTTCAGGAACCACTGTTCGAGGTCTTTCTTCGTGACCGGGTTGCCGCAACGCCAGCAGATGCCGCCGCTAGCTTGTTCGTTCGAGAGCGTTGCCTGATCGGTCGAGCACCAATTGACCTGCGTCTGCTTTTTGTACGCGAGGCCCATTTCGTACATTTTCAGGAAGAACCACTGGTCGAATTTATAATACTCAGGCCGGTGAGCGTACATCTGCCGACGCCAGTCGTAGCTGACACCGAGCCGCTGAAGTTGGCCGCGCATCGTGTCGATATTCGCCTCGGTCCAGTCACGAGGATTGACGCCGCGTTTGACCGCCGCATCTTCGGCGGGCTGCCCAAACGAATCCCAGCCGATCGGATGCAGGACGTTGAAGCCGCGAAGCCGTTTGTACCAGGCCAGAGCATCGCCGGCAGAATAATTTCGCACGTGGCCCATGTGCAGGTTGCCTGACGGGTACGGCAGCATCTCAAGTGCGTAAAATTTTGGCCGGGTATCGTCGATCTCGGTGTGAAAAGCACCGGAATCGGCCCAGATCTTCTGCCATTTTTGCTCTACTTTTTTCGCGAAATATTTCTCGTCCATATGGGGCGTCGTTCAAAGTTCCAAGTTCAATATCGTACTTAATGCGGTAAAACCTAAAGTTTAACGAAAAAGCACCGTTCTATTCCAATCGAATTGTTGTGTTTGTTGGGTTCCGCCGCGTTCGCCTGTCGGGCGAAGCGGCTATCTAAGGGCGAGGCTGTTCTGAAAGAACTTCATTTTACGATATTAAGCCTAAGTGCCCGTCATGTCCAGGCTAAGAGGGTTTCCGCTTAGTTGTGCGAAATCGAATGGGTTAACTCGTCTTTTGGCAGTCGATTACAGCCCAAGATCGTTCCGATCACCGTCTCACTTAGGTGGACAAAGTGAGACGGATCAAAGCCTTTGGTAAGAACTATTTGCGGCTGAAAATCGTCTCATTTGGGGGAAAAGCCTGGCTCTTGAATGAGACGATCCGGTTCGAACGGTCTTGCCGCGATCCGAGCACAAATTTATCAGATCTGGATATTTTCAAATATCTGGCGTTTCGGTTGTCACAGCACGCGTGTACACTATGCAAAAATGTAGCATAAATGAAACAAAGAGTCAAGCTAAAATATAGGGCCGGAGATGCAAAACTCCATCGGAGCGACAAGACCCCAGATGGATATCGTGCCGCTCTGATGGGGTTTGTAAGTTCTCCGTATGTCTCACCCCACTTCGGTTTCGCTGCGATCTGTGGCAAGTTTAAAGCATGCAAAAGGTCCTCACAGCCGAACAAATGCGAGAGGTCGACCGTCTGACAACCGAGCGGTACGGCATTCCATCGATCCTGCTGATGGAAAACGCGGCTCATGCGGTGGCACGCGTTATCACGGAGAAACTTGGCGGTTCGGTCAAGGGCAAATCGGTTTTGATCCTGTGCGGGAAAGGAAGCAATGGCGGCGATGGAGCGGCTTTGGCGAGGATATTGTGGAAGGATGGAGCATTTGTGCCATTGCTATTATTCGGACGC
Encoded proteins:
- a CDS encoding SBBP repeat-containing protein; protein product: MRKNFSRVALCLIILTAAFGSLTDKFSNADRLDRVGPVTNFGTLPLSFEPNNGQVNGQVKFLARGSGFSLFLTSNEAILALQKSSAADQKPNSDTLRMKIVGANRQAKVTGENLLTGKTNYLLGGDPDKWMTDIANFGGVRYEDVYDGIDLVYYGSGGQLEYDFVVGPRATPSSIGLEFSGAGRIEVDAEGDLVLSTTGGEIRLHKPVIYQEIAEQRRSIDGQYVAMGKNRIGFSIPEYDHSLPLVIDPVLSYSTYLGGNGNDQGNGIAVDTTGNTYITGQTGSTNFPTLSPFQAATGGGGSDVFVTKLNANGNALIYSTYLGGSSTDFGNAIAVDTQGNAYITGRTDSTNFPLQNALQGSLGGGTQAFVAKLNSSGNGLDYSTYLGGTNPGPTGDTGLGTGYGIAVDAQGSAYVTGFTTAANFPTVNAFQPIRGGSPSDRSQDAFVTKFNPAGNALIYSTYLGGSNPQGTASGVDTGFGIAIDTQGNAYVSGTTSSTTFPTANPFQATLNGTNLDGQDAFVTKLNPQGNALVFSTYLGGSDRDNGYAIAVSSQGNAYVTGSTFSTNFPLSNPIQGTIGGGAFDIDAYVTKLNTSGNALVYSTYLGGNNSDQGNAIKVDSQGSAHIAGRTISTNFPTATAFQATLRGSSDAFVTKLTTAGNGFAYSTYFGGTSNESALAIALDDLGNAYFTGLTSSTNLPTMNPFQATHAVDSSSNDAFVIKLSDGVLPTPTPTVQPTPTPTPAAAVTISGRVTTPTGLGLRNATVILTDTLGARRTATTSSFGIYSFDNVVTGQTYTLSVSSKRYRFAPRIEQISGAVSNLDFVGLE
- a CDS encoding leucine--tRNA ligase, with translation MDEKYFAKKVEQKWQKIWADSGAFHTEIDDTRPKFYALEMLPYPSGNLHMGHVRNYSAGDALAWYKRLRGFNVLHPIGWDSFGQPAEDAAVKRGVNPRDWTEANIDTMRGQLQRLGVSYDWRRQMYAHRPEYYKFDQWFFLKMYEMGLAYKKQTQVNWCSTDQATLSNEQASGGICWRCGNPVTKKDLEQWFLKTTAYTDQLLDDMAEIEAGWPASVLKRQSDWMGRSEGAFVDFEVKASGEDLFVCPIVDGITSASDLGKHRVRVFTTRIDTIYGVNALVLAAEHPIIQANIDNFSAEVASKVAFIRAENAKPQDHEAEIEKDGIDTGLKAINPFSGEEIPVWVGNYVMMNYGTGAVMSVPAHDERDFEFAKKFGLHIRQVISEPHMVHEHNTMQALALEQAMPMYGILVHSDYWNGKTSEEAKVEMTAWAVKHHFGEAATTYRLRDWGISRQRFWGSPIPIIYCDDCGVVPEKFENLPVELPETAPFTGTGESPLAKVPEFYETTCPKCDGPAKRETDTMDTFVDSSWYFFRYTDPTNEVLPFDPAMAAYWAPVDQYIGGDDHAVMHLIYARFWSKVMRDMGLVTFNEPVTRLLTQGMVVGETFFDDESGKRVYHQPAEVTVTRDAKGKMAGAVSKDGKALKYAIERMSKSKGNGVDPDEMVEIYGADAARLFVMFAAPIENELVWHEAGIEGGVRFLQRVWRLVYKWREALSVPLSAQNEVLDAVAEGTGPARKLRQKTHQTIQRVGDSFEVLQFNTPVAALMELSNAIGDIGIDPLNATEADVFAVREAMTALTLMLTPFAPHTAEELYSVLVSNENGMLANGARFPEFNAELAKADEIEFPVQVNGKLRSRIVTSPETPDGELERLAFADEKIREFTDGKTVVKVIIVPKRLVNIVVR